One Portunus trituberculatus isolate SZX2019 chromosome 42, ASM1759143v1, whole genome shotgun sequence DNA window includes the following coding sequences:
- the LOC123517655 gene encoding tetratricopeptide repeat protein 17-like: MAGGRFSVRCLLLGIYTFFVLKAYCTTHWVVTEDDKIQAQMDSIFQLRRPYDFLALAQQEQRAMQVESLKRELVSQKSQIDRNEDKDTQLEERIYRTDSDCVLAGRPLTEFDLYASTVVNMESAGIRLEEHLGTPPGESEALLEPECVLTFELPFSMMAYEHLEGVRSRDNLTASIEEELSAVGGEGNVSVWGHRVATGLVKNATSWVLYSLATQYWRVKAEPYQAVECVRRALHFAPRHFRYIPKVHLGNILHRARRSDEAVLVLHAAIDHFRNSPMAHITLGNVYATLAFYNVSVLCFENALYMSPGDQSLRRRKHAVLCHSKLEAALENQHQSLQRTLGELRDYQKRHEEWLSLQQKLLLEQATPEMKLESRLEYEEQKIRESTDGRGQDCFQYQQDGHTFLSCNMRRDQLEQRGSPSELLLDLQSLLHTVESEALRLGQHVLKRKPLLMSQMPQITPLHPAKTYRNGGGTGVLDMALGEGFPTAEQCEKAAPLPQWDDFPSVFLPAENKGFSVDRFLSDDIDVSFSEEHPLPWHPPICERLTDTVEGIDDIPGIKERHTLTTRSRDPHAVPYLLKYGHQGMEAEIGQRISSAMKKGVGPQWLLYNLAGLYWRVHGNLYNGIECLRRAVATAPEEWRDVPLVNLAALLYTAGHIDDALTLTLQAMSVADHEPETNFLLANLYCGKGNLTGAWHHYERVLAASPTHSSALQYLTALACHTRPPRSTHPLPTCQNQHGGMEEGVCTTDGGCQATLDTSVEDKNGLEEVISLDLDNEADEVEEVEDEKEKGIEKEKEEEVEEGEPLGPTDREMAEDSIKKIEDPQGPDTKVSSTNKQIHVRIGVSTEESSASFSASGSESVGGSNSFSSGSSSSSTGGSSSGSSSSSSNGNGSGSNGASSSSSSSSSMSGSDTAVVEDDPLPDVLLRVRERVASPPPPPHVCDRANKLSDVKHFTSTWLSVSAKSIDIAEYLVPSPAVGTQLEEPICRGDLPASMHTLDHLAGIRHRHLLPHFPEMGLREALQTLTDRTPVSVDLMATRIARSLAKNETSWVVATAAALYWRVVGSGERAVDCLRHTLHYAPRHMKDIPLISLANILHRAGLYNNALVVANMALEISPKFVVIHFTMANIYAAKGDMEKATAFYQSTLALQSSFEPARDRLRAIQCATLGDENSAKN, encoded by the exons ATGGCGGGGGGCAGGTTCAGTGTCCGCTGCTTACTTCTCGGCATTTACACCTTTTTCGTATTAAAGGCGTATTGCACCACACACTGGGTCGTTACTGAAGATGACAAGATTCAGGCACAG ATGGACTCCATATTCCAGCTGCGGCGGCCGTACGACTTCTTGGCACTGGCCCAGCAGGAGCAGCGGGCCATGCAGGTGGAGTCCCTGAAGAGAGAACTTGTTTCCCAAAAGTCACAAATTGACCGTAACGAAGACAAG GACACACAGTTAGAGGAAAGAATATATCGCACTGATTCTGACTGTGTCTTGGCTGGACGACCTCTAACAGAGTTTGACCTTTATGCCAGCACAGTGGTTAACATGGAGAGTGCTGGCATCAG GCTTGAGGAACACCTTGGAACTCCTCCTGGAGAGTCTGAGGCACTGTTAGAACCAGAATGTGTCCTCACCTTTGAGCTGCCTTTCTCCATGATGGCCTACGAACACCTTGAG GGCGTGCGTTCCCGAGACAACCTAACGGCCAGCATTGAGGAGGAGCTATCTGccgtgggaggtgaaggaaatgtaTCTGTGTGGGGCCATCGGGTTGCCACTGGACTGGTGAAGAATGCCACCTCCTGGGTTCTGTATTCCCTGGCCACTCAGTACTGGAGGGTGAAGGCCGAACCCTACCAGGCTGTAGAGTGTGTGAGGAGGGCACTTCACTTTGCTCCAAG ACACTTTCGATACATACCAAAAGTTCACCTTGGCAACATCCTACACCGAGCACGTCGGTCTGATGAGGCAGTGTTGGTCCTTCATGCCGCCATTGACCACTTCCGTAACTCCCCTATGGCCCACATCACCCTGGGCAACGTGTATGCGACATTGGCCTTCTATAATGT ATCTGTGTTGTGCTTTGAAAATGCTCTATATATGTCTCCAGGAGATCAGAGTTTGCGACGAAGAAAGCATGCTGTTCTATGCCATTCTAAGCTGGAGGCAGCATTGGAGAACCAGCACCA GTCACTCCAGAGAACACTAGGGGAGTTAAGAGACTACCAGAAGCGTCATGAGGAGTGGTTGTCATTGCAGCAAAAATTGCTTCTGGAACAGGCAACACCAGAAATGAAATTAGAATCCCGATTGGAATATGAAGaacagaaaataagggaaagcaCAGATGGAAGAG GGCAAGACTGTTTTCAGTACCAGCAAGATGGACATACATTTCTCAGTTGTAACATGAGGAGAGATCAGCTGGAACAGCGGGGCTCCCCATCAGAGCTGTTGTTGGATCTCCAAAGTCTTTTGCATACAGTGGAGTCTGAAGCACTGAGGCTGGGCCAACATGTGCTGAAAAGGAAACCATTACTGATGTCACAGATGCCTCAGATAACACCCCTACACCCAGCTAAAACTTATAg GAATGGTGGAGGGACAGGAGTGCTGGACATGGCACTTGGTGAAGGATTTCCTACAGCTGAACAGTGTGAGAAGGCTGCTCCTTTGCCTCAGTGGGATgattttccttcagtctttcttcctgCAGAGAACAAAGGATTCTC TGTGGATCGCTTTCTGAGTGATGACATTGATGTGAGCTTCAGCGAGGAGCATCCCCTCCCATGGCATCCTCCCATCTGTGAGCGACTGACAGATACAGTTGAAGGCATTGATGACATTCCCGGCATCAAGGAGCGGCACACTCTCACTACTCGCAGTCGAGACCCCCATGCAGTGCCTTACCTTCTCAAGTACGGCCACCAGGGCATGGAAGCAGAGATTGGCCAGCGCATCAGCAGTGCGATGAAAAAG GGTGTTGGGCCACAGTGGCTGCTGTACAACTTGGCAGGGTTGTACTGGAGGGTGCACGGGAACCTTTACAATGGCATTGAATGCTTGCGGCGGGCAGTGGCCACAGCTCCTGAAGAATGGCGGGATGTGCCACTGGTGAACTTGGCAGCACTTCTGTACACAGCTGGGCACATTGATGatgccctcaccctcacccttcaGGCCATGAGTGTGGCAGACCATGAG CCTGAAACCAATTTTTTGTTGGCCAACCTTTATTGCGGGAAGGGCAACCTGACGGGCGCTTGGCATCACTATGAGAGGGTGTTAGCAGCTTCACCCACTCATTCATCTGCTCTCCAATATCTTACTGCTCTTGCCTGCCACACACGGCCTCCTCGCTCCACACACCCCTTGCCCACCTGCCAGAACCAG CATGGAGGCATGGAGGAAGGTGTTTGCACAACTGATGGAGGTTGCCAGGCTACTCTTGACACATCTGTGGAAGATAAGA ATGGCTTGGAAGAGGTCATAAGTTTAGATCTTGATAATGAAGCTGATGAagtagaggaagtggaagatgagaaggaaaaaggaattgagaaagaaaaggaagaggaggtggaggaaggggaacCATTAGGCCCTACAGACCGTGAGATGGCAGAGGACTCCATCAAAAAAATAGAAGACCCACAGGGACCAGACACCAAG GTTAGCTCCACCAATAAACAAATCCATGTGCGCATTGGGGTGAGTACTGAGGAGTCCTCAGCATCATTCAGTGCCAGTGGGTCTGAGAGTGTGGGAGGCAGCAACAGCttcagcagtggcagtagtagtagtagtactggtggcagcagcagtggcagcagtagcagtagtagtaatggcaatGGTAGCGGCAGCAATGGagctagcagcagcagcagcagcagcagttccaTGAGTGGGTCTGACACAGCAGTGGTAGAAGATGACCCCTTACCTGATGTGCTGCTGCGGGTGCGAGAGAGGGTAgcctctcctccgcctccacctcATGTGTGTGATAGAGCCAACAAGCTCAGCGATGTCAagcacttcacctccacctggCTTTCTGTCTCAGCCAAAAGCATAGA TATTGCTGAATATCTGGTTCCCAGTCCTGCTGTGGGCACTCAGCTGGAAGAGCCTATCTGTCGAGGGGACCTGCCAGCCTCTATGCATACCTTGGATCACCTGGCTGGTATTAGACACCGGCATCTGCTACCTCACTTCCCAGAGATGGGACTGAGGGAGGCTCTTCAGACACTCACTGATCGCACTCCAGTCTCTGTTGATCTAATGGCTACCAGGATTGCCAGATCCCttgctaag AATGAGACCTCATGGGTggtggcaacagcagcagccctGTACTGGAGAGTGGTGGGCAGCGGGGAGCGTGCTGTGGACTGCCTCAGACATACCCTCCATTATGCACCTCGGCACATGAAGGACATCCCTCTTATATCCTTGGCAAATATCCTTCACAG GGCAGGGCTCTACAATAATGCTCTTGTTGTAGCAAACATGGCATTAGAAATATCCCCAAAGTTTGTAGTCATTCATTTTACAATGGCTAATATTTATGCTGCCAAG GGTGATATGGAGAAAGCCACTGCCTTTTATCAGTCAACCTTAGCATTGCAGTCTTCCTTTGAGCCGGCTCGGGACAGACTAAGAGCAATACAGTGTGCAACGCTTGGGGATGAAAACTCTGCAAAGAACTGA